In a genomic window of Styela clava chromosome 7, kaStyClav1.hap1.2, whole genome shotgun sequence:
- the LOC120328353 gene encoding thioredoxin reductase-like selenoprotein T: MGRLALIGSVVILVTAITWMDLSEVEASSVEDTPVRGLKTKFTTPVLKFLVCVSUGYRRASEEYAQIISQRYSDIKIEASNYPPPKAYQAIASAISIFKFIFIGCILTGLNPFPHMGMDTPQFYLWARENMVYAAMMTFFLCNAIETQLVSTGAFEIVLNDVTVWSKLQSGRIPRVDELLEIIEYKIKGSTNFDSVHS; encoded by the coding sequence ATGGGGCGTCTTGCTCTCATTGGTAGTGTTGTTATATTAGTTACTGCCATAACTTGGATGGATCTTTCGGAAGTCGAAGCAAGCAGCGTGGAAGACACACCTGTACGTGGacttaaaacaaaatttacaaCCCCAGTTTTGAAGTTTTTGGTATGTGTCTCTTGAGGGTATCGCCGTGCATCTGAGGAATATGCGCAAATAATTTCACAGCGTTACTCAGACATCAAGATTGAGGCATCAAATTACCCTCCTCCCAAAGCCTATCAAGCTATTGCATCTGCTatctcaattttcaaatttatttttattggttGTATTCTTACTGGATTGAATCCTTTTCCTCATATGGGCATGGACACCCCACAGTTTTATTTGTGGGCACGTGAAAATATGGTTTATGCTGCTATGATGACATTTTTTTTATGCAACGCAATTGAAACTCAGCTGGTATCTACCGGAGCTTTTGAAATTGTGCTCAATGATGTAACTGTTTGGTCAAAATTGCAATCTGGAAGAATACCAAGGGTTGATGAGCTCCTTGAAATCATTGAATACAAGATTAAAGGGAGCACAAACTTTGACAGTGTACATagttaa